A section of the Primulina eburnea isolate SZY01 chromosome 1, ASM2296580v1, whole genome shotgun sequence genome encodes:
- the LOC140834477 gene encoding uncharacterized protein, translating to MTTQKQQTFDQKVPMPRPQNSGSINHADSPFLSEERDEEMTRSALAAFRVKEEEIERRKNAVREKVEAHLGRVEEETKRLAEIREELEALTDPTRKEVAIIRKRIDLINRDLKPLGLSCQKKEKEYKEAIEAFNEKNREKGQLIGKLVELVTESEKFRLKKLEELSKNINSLC from the exons ATGACAACACAAAAACAACAGACATTTGATCAGAAGGTTCCGATGCCGCGTCCTCAGAACTCTGGTTCTATCAACCACGCTGACAGCCCTTTCCTAAGTGAAGAAAGAGATGAAGAGATGACAAGGTCGGCATTAGCCGCATTTCGTGTCAAGGAAGAAGAGATCGAGAGAAGGAAAAACGCGGTCAGGGAGAAAGTCGAGGCTCATTTAGGCCGTGTGGAGGAGGAAACGAAACGCTTGGCCGAAATTCGTGAA GAGCTTGAAGCTTTAACCGATCCGACAAGGAAGGAAGTTGCGATTATTCGCAAGAGGATCGACTTGATTAACCGAGATTTGAAGCCACTGGGGCTTAGCTGCCAGAAGAAG GAAAAGGAATACAAAGAAGCCATTGAGGCGTTCAATGAGAAGAACAGAGAAAAGGGTCAGCTTATTGGCAAACTAGTTGAG TTGGTGACTGAAAGTGAGAAATTTAGATTGAAGAAATTGGAGGAGCTTAGCAAGAACATAAACTCCCTTTGCTGA
- the LOC140834450 gene encoding flavanone 7-O-glucoside 2''-O-beta-L-rhamnosyltransferase-like gives MPIKPFSHHWILIEQNPTIMSGEQQYYKILMFPWLAHGHISPFTELAKRLIRRNFHVFLCSTPVNLEPFRKSMNEPSLKFVELHLSSTELPKKFHTTKNLPTHLMQTLKAAFDESKENFRNILKTFKPDILIYDFLQPWAPQVASEEGISSVVLLPCGAACFSFIAHYSIHPEMEFPFESLRFPETERENSEIIQAIINSAESKERFLRCFEMSSASFILINSSNPIEATYISYLSELVKKEVVPVGFLIQEPVQKSDDSTFLDWLSKKNTKSVVYVSFGSEYFLTKNEIEEVALGLEISGVSFIWVVRFPVGEKMNLDEALPQGFRKRVGDRGMIVEGWAPQAKILRHSSVGWFLSHCGWNSILEAISCRVPVITMPMQLDQPMNSRLVAELGIGIEIRRDGKKYTRGEIARVIKKVVVGEVGKEMERNVDKLSNEVRGNCDVEMNAAVKRLVQLAKG, from the coding sequence ATGCCAATCAAACCATTCTCACACCATTGGATTTTGATCGAACAGAATCCAACTATCATGTCGGGGGAGCAGCAATATTACAAAATCTTGATGTTTCCGTGGTTAGCTCACGGCCATATATCTCCCTTCACGGAACTGGCCAAGAGGCTCATTCGCAGAAATTTTCATGTATTTTTATGTTCAACTCCGGTGAATTTGGAACCATTCAGAAAGTCCATGAACGAGCCTTCGTTAAAATTCGTGGAACTTCACCTTTCTTCCACTGAATTACCCAAAAAATTCCACACTACCAAGAACCTGCCAACCCATTTGATGCAAACTCTCAAAGCTGCATTCGATGAATCTAAAGAGAATTTTCGAAACATTCTTAAAACCTTCAAACCGGACATTTTAATCTATGATTTCTTGCAGCCATGGGCGCCACAGGTGGCGTCGGAAGAGGGAATAAGTTCCGTTGTTCTCCTCCCTTGTGGTGCAGCTTGCTTTTCTTTCATAGCCCACTACTCCATTCATCCCGAGATGGAGTTTCCTTTTGAGTCACTCAGATTTCCAGAGACGGAGCGAGAGAATTCTGAGATTATACAAGCTATAATAAATAGTGCTGAGAGTAAGGAGAGATTCCTGAGATGCTTCGAAATGTCATCGGCTTCTTTTATACTGATAAACTCTTCGAATCCGATTGAAGCTACTTACATTAGTTACTTGTCCGAATTAGTGAAAAAAGAGGTTGTCCCAGTTGGGTTTCTTATTCAAGAACCCGTTCAAAAATCCGACGATTCTACGTTCTTGGATTGGCTAAGTAAGAAAAATACCAAGTCCGTGGTGTATGTATCTTTCGGAAGTGAGTATTTTCTAACAAAAAATGAGATAGAAGAGGTTGCTTTAGGGTTAGAAATCAGTGGGGTGTCTTTTATTTGGGTTGTTAGGTTTCCCGTGGGAGAAAAAATGAATCTAGATGAGGCATTGCCACAGGGGTTTCGGAAGAGGGTTGGAGATAGAGGCATGATAGTTGAAGGATGGGCGCCACAAGCTAAAATTTTGAGGCATTCGAGTGTCGGATGGTTCTTGAGTCACTGTGGTTGGAATTCGATTCTGGAGGCAATATCGTGTCGAGTACCTGTTATTACGATGCCGATGCAACTTGATCAGCCGATGAATTCGAGGTTGGTTGCCGAACTTGGGATTGGGATTGAGATTCGGAGAGATGGGAAGAAGTATACTAGAGGAGAGATCGCGAGGGTGATAAAAAAAGTGGTGGTGGGAGAAGTTGGAAAAGAGATGGAGAGGAATGTGGATAAGTTGAGTAATGAAGTTAGAGGTAATTGTGATGTTGAAATGAATGCAGCTGTAAAAAGGCTTGTGCAGCTTGCAAAAGGTTGA